In Lathyrus oleraceus cultivar Zhongwan6 chromosome 2, CAAS_Psat_ZW6_1.0, whole genome shotgun sequence, the DNA window GATTTATATTTGAATAACTTTATTCAAAATTGAGTTGAATAgtaaattttaaataaattttaatgtAAATATCATGTTTAAACTTAAAAGTTATAAATTATAATTTCAAGCATAATAAATTTCAAAAGCAAAATAAATTCTACTTTACAAAAACAAAATAGTTCAAAATCATGTCAAAATCACctctaaaattattttttaactTTTCGAAAACTAAACCAAAGATACAATAAATCTCCATTTATCCTTCAATTTAACTATTTTTATAGGATTAATCGTCTCGGGAGGATATGACATCAAATAATTCACTAAACATACATTTATCCTTCAATGAagatgaagaagtgtatgttTTATGGAAATAGAATATGAGAATCTTTATAGAAGAAACATATTATGCTTTAAACTTCAATGAAAATGGTCATTTTATTCTCACATATCTAGTTGATTGTGTTATGGTTAACAAAGATGGGAATATTCAGATTAAAAAGGATAAAGAAAAAGTGTAGCGCAGTTTGAAAGCAAAAACTATTATTACTACCGCTCTTGTTatatgtgaatttttgcatgccTCTCAATGCGATGCTATAAAAGAAATATATGACACCCTTCAAGTTACCCATGAAGGTATAACTGAGGTAAAAAAAAGGTTAGCAAGAACACATTGACCCATGAGTACAAACTCTTCACAATAAAACTTGAAGAAAACATTCGAGATATCAAAAAAATTGTATATTCATGTTGTAAATCATATGAGAActttggataaaaaatttcaagaCGAGGATTTAGTTATAAAAATGCTTAGATGCTTAAATTGTGGTTGGTAACCTAAAGCCTCTATGATTTCTAAATATAAGAATGTGTCTTCTATGAATTTGACTACTTTGTTTGTTGAATCGTAAGACACAAAATGAAGCTAAAAAGGTTAGCTAATGATGAAGAATGAGACAAGGGGAGGAAAAGCCTAACTCTCAAAGTCGAAGAAGATAAAGAGTCAGATGTCAATGAAGAAATGTCATTGGTTGTTTGGAactaaaaaaaaattataaagCGTGAAAAAGAACAAGACTTTTaacataaaaatgaaggaaaATCTTTATTAGTTCCAACATATTTTCAATGTGGGAAGAAAGGACATATAAAACAAAACTACCCTTAGAACTAGAATCAAAAGAAAGTTGAAAATTTAGCAAGCCACCAAAAGACACAAGGAGGGCATAAATAAATTGGAACAAGAAGGATATGTAATCTTCAAATGAATTAGAGAATGAATTAAACATTTGTCTTATGGGAAATCATGAAGATGACAATGTAACTTCTTACTTTTCGTATGATGATTCATTTCTTATATATAAAGAGTTAAATGAAGAATTAAGTAAATCAAAACACCTTGTTTCTATCTTTATGACTGTTATTTCCTATGGGTGTTAATTTATATCTATTAACAGGGATCTTTATGGAGATTATATGTTCGGAGCTCCGAAGTCAGAGATTTTTTCCCCGTAGAGACAGGGATAGAGAAAAAAGTGTGAGTGCAAATTTttgttagatgtattttgtatgatgtcaaaactaggatactttaaCGTTTATGTATATCGGACGGTATCCTCTAAGTCTAAATGTGCATATTAGCTTTGTGAAGCATAACAACATGTTGGAAAAGGTTTAGAAAAGGTTCATGCATCAAAGAAAAAATTTCATACATCAAAAACTGACTTTCATGTGAAAGACAgctatgtgtcgacacatacgcATTATAGGCCGACACATAAAAGGAAAATTTCTCAACAGGTCGGTACATACAATTTTTCAGGTCGGCTCATGTACCCCATTGTTAAAGCATGTAGCTTTTATTTGATGTGTTGCCtctacaggtcgacacatgcatcgTATGTGCCGACACATGACTTGCATAGATCGACACATacattaaaaatcttgaaaatttgCATTGTTTTCTATtccttttgcattccttttgcttcATACTTGCTTACATATATATAATCCATGCAAGCATTAGTTCTAGTAAGGTTCTATAGTAAACCTACACGAAACCAGGATTTCAAAGagttctcatcatcttcaatctTATTCTATGCATACACACTAACAAACTataatcattctttgtttgggtgccatctagaattAGGATTGATAACGTCAAATTTAGGTTAattgaattgtaaattgggttgagatcttAGAGGGTTTCAAATAAAAAAACCAAGGTGGGATTTTTCCTTCAAGATCTATTTGGGATTTTAAGATTTTGGATAAGATTACACAAtttggatccgatcgagtgaaggctttgaagaacgGAAAGTTATTGCAAAGGGGTAATGTGGGACGTtggatcatattggtaaatcttgggttacaaAAATTCGCAATTTAGACCCGATCAAGTGAAGACTTTAAAGAACGGGAGTTTCTTGGAAAGGAGTAGTGTGGGACGGTGGATCAAATTGGCattgttgggttacttgatcaagctttGATCAATATAAGAGAAAGCGtcataatcaacatcaaacttagggtttgcATGGTTGGATTGCTACATTTCTCTTGTATACATACTTTTGCAAAGTAAAGTTAACTTCATTATCTCAAATTGAGTTCGAATTAACGGCAGATgtacccatagcgaggtcgattggggaactgcctaaacaaatccttgtgtactctctctctctctctctctctcttattcTTTCATTGCAAATTGTAGAATTCATTGATTGTGCGATCATTACGTTTGGACAAAAAAAATTATAACCTTTTGAAAGaggttttgttgagttgatcacaatcCTTCAGATTGTGATTGGATTTGAAGATCAACAAAACCATACAAATTTCCAAATAAAATTGATTGCACACAAGATGTTCGATAATTTGTCTCAATAGATTTTTTTGTGATTTATCATTAGGAATAGACTATACTTGTAGCATAGCATTCAATTGGTAGTGATTAAAAGTCTTTGATCAATTTATATTCACTATCATACCTTGATTACAATTATGCATATCTGAGATTTTCGATAGATGTTCAGTTAGACAATTCGATTAGGGTTACTTTCGCTCTCcataaattttttaaaatagtttttgttACAAAATTTTAACTAGTGATCTATTCACACACACACATTTCTAGATCGAAGACTGTTGTCTAACAAACAGTTTCCCCAGTGACACTTTGGGACGGAGATCGGGGAAGTACCCCTGCCTCGTGGATTCCTCGACCCCGACCATATTATTtaacttatatatatatatatatatatatatatatatatatatatatatatatatatatatatatatatatatatatatatatatatatataattttgcatgtttttttaataaaaaaataatatgttaGGAAATGAAGAGTCATTAATggatcattttattttttattgtaTAATGTATTGCTTCACTACCCAAGTACCCAACCCTAAAAAAGTGCACCCATTATATACAATGTACACActgtctcctcttcttcttttctcaATTCTATTTGTCTCATTCATTCCTCATTTCCTATGTTCTCATCATCATGACAACAACAACTCTCGTTTGTTCATATTGCTTATGATAATTACTCTTCAACATCATTGTACTTCAATTAGTAAcctgattttttatttaattagtAAATTAGTGGTTGTGTTTTTGTAATTGCAAGTGCTTTTGcctcttttttttttgttattgatGCAAGAtgtgtttttattttaaaaaaagaaagACGCATAATatatgtttttttaaaataataataacaaaatacTAATGTCATGGTTTTGATTTAAAAGTATAGAGATTTTTTAAAGATTCGATCTTCGTGGATCTCCGATTCTTTGTGGGGATCTATGGGGATGGGGATGAGGAAAAATATTCCCCGTGACGGGGATCAGGGATGGGTATCGGGAAAACATTAGGGGTGGGCGGGGAGCGGGGAAGCATCATTATGCACTTTCCCTTCCCTGTTGGCATCCCTACTATTTCCTCTCTTgaaatagaaaatagaaaataaaaattTGTTGAAAGAAATTGAAGGAAAATTgtgatccaaaatgcaacggaaattaaaaaaattcctttagtgatccttacgaatgggcatgatcagtgaattgaaggaaaataaaaaaatgattCAACATAAAATGATAAAGATTAACTTATTTCGTCGAACCATAAATGGTGAGCAACATGATCCTGATACCTCACCAGAAGAGACGTATCGGACGGTCCTCCGGAGAACCGTGGTTGTTGTAGACGAGGCTCAAGTGCAATTATTTGATTTTCCTCTCGATCTGTCAGTTGTTGAGGTTGTCGCCCTTCACCCGTTCATCGATAAATGTTCATGTCCCGACCTCTAATGCGCGtcacaaaaaaagaaaaaaaacattGGAAGTTAAAAACAGAAATCATATAGCTTTTAATTAAGTTCTCCTGATAACATCTCAAAACCAAATAACCTTTGTGGTAGTTTTCCGGTGTACAACTTCAAGAACCAGATAACATGGTTAAGAGTTATTTGGTTATAATAGATGTGAACCAGACTACTATATTCCAAGTTATTCAATGTGTAAAATTTTCTTGAATCAAATCTAATTACTTACTTGTGAGTTTTCTGGTGTGAAAAAACTAAAGAATCAGATAACTTCCCTTTATATTCTTTGGTTTGTAATCGAAAAGAATATCTTTCGTGTGCTTTCGTTCTCTCTGAAATGAAATgagaaaaatatatattttttttaaatataaatatttatatagGAATATTTTGATTCAAGCTCATAATTTATAGGAGGAGAGGAATAAATAAAAAAGATATGAGTAAAATTTCCATCTAAAACATATAACAACGATGTTTGAAACGAAATGCTGTTAATATATTATAGGAAATATTACCCTAAGAAATCTTTAGAACGAGAAGATAGGATAAGTGAAGAAAATAAAGAATAAAATGTACATCAAATAAAATAGGATGAAgtaagaaaaaaaaatataaaactAACTTTTTTATgattaaatatattattttattatatttttaaattttaattttaattaaataagttGTCAATTATATTTAGTTGGAGCCAACGTGTCAATAACACCTACGTATGAAACCAACGTCACTTTTATAAAATTGATGAAGGGcaaaaaaatcataaaattataaaataaagaataaaaaaagtAAAATCATTAAAATAAGAGTTTAATATCAATGTAAAATAATATGTATTATGATgtatgaaaataataaaaatatatcattttatcatattatataattagttaaaaaaatttaatttgaTTCGATGGGATATATAATCATTATTATTGATTGATAATGTAAAATAATACATCACTTATTTTCTTAAAAGATATTACAcatattattaattaaaatattttaaaatatcaAAGATAAAAATACTTTTTTTTAGGAGTTTTATATTTAAGCCTGGAAAATTCAAAATGGTAGTATTGTAATTAAGGAGGGAAGTATATACTAAAACGACATATTGCAGTTTCGCACTACAGTTCAAACCCCTCGATTTTAGGTCGTCACGCCAGATCTGCTGATTTAGAGCACCGTCAGCAGCCACCGTGTCCGGCGGAAGACATCTGCTTCCTGTTCGGAACCGTTATCACTCTCCAACCATCGAGCACAACACAGAATCGAAACATCTCAACACTTTGAAGCAAAAAACCCCAAATTTCACAATGCAAGAGTTAGATCAATGGAAGGAACAGATTTCTCACCTGTTGAATGTCGCAAATGATCACATTCGTGAAATTCCCACCGATCAACTTTATGCTGCTGCTGCTATCGCGGTTTTCACAACCCTACTTCTTCTCCTGCGTGAGTGAGTTCGTCTTTTTGCTGAATTCTTACTCTTTCGATTGATTCTGAGTTTTtcattatgtttttttttgttttttttagttCGGTTTTTTAAGCGCAGCAAGCCTAACACCATTGTGTTGACGGGACTCAGTGGGAGTGGGAAAACCGTTCTCTTCTATCAGGCAAGCTGATAATAATGTTTAGTTTAATTTTGTGTTAAACCTACATTGTTTTGGTTTAGTTGGTGATTGATGAGTTACTGGTTTGTGTTTTGCGTTCATTTTGGTTTAATGGTTTAAGTGTTGTTGAGTTCATGTTCATACTATGCTTAATTTCATTGCATTGCATGCATGAAATGAAGTGATATTTAGGTACACAGAATGAATTGTTATGTAGGATTCTGTTTGTTTGTGGTATTTAGTAATTATAGTCTTGAGCTAAGACTCTGAATATTGGCTCTATAATCTAAAAACAATAAATAAATTGATTTTTGTAGGTCTAATCTGTGGTGAGCTTTTCGATCATTGTTGACAAGTTTTTGAATTGCATATAGTTTGTATTATTACGCAAGAAAATACAATTGTAATTAATCAAGACTAAATATTGCTTGTATAGTTGTATGTAAGGAAAAACAGTATTGTCAGTATAGCAGGGAAAAGCGGTTAGTTCAATACCGTTATGCTACAGGGCTACATCGTTCGTATAGCCACTATTTGACAGCATATAACATAACAATTGCACATATCACATAACAATTGTGATTTGTTCAAATTCCACTACTCTATAAAGCATGTTATTAGTATAAGCATATTACATGGTTGGATGTTATCTAATTCCTTAGGTAATACAACTACTAATTTTCATTCTAGTCATATTTTCTGTGCTGACATAATGTTCTTGGCACACTTTCTTTTGCATGTGTCAGCTTAGGGATGGCTCTACACATCAAGGTACTGTTACGTCAATGGAGCCGAATGAAGACACTTTTATTCTTCATGGTGAAACAACGAAGGTAGTGTAAGCCTCCTGCACTCACGCTCACCTCGATTAAATGAAAATATTCATCTTTTGTTGTTAATTGGAGAAACACTTTTGCTTTTCAAATTGgtagaaattatttataataTCATGTGTTTCATTAATAATGATTTGGAATCACACCATATAATAGACCAAATATTGTCTTATGTATTTTATATTGTGACAGAAGGGAAAGATAAAACCGGTTCATATTGTTGATGTTCCTGGACATTCTCGTCTTCGACCCAAATTGGATGAATACTTGCCTCAAGCAGCTGGCACAGTCTTTGTTGTTGATGCTTTGGACTTCTTACCAAATTGCCGTGCTGCCTCAGAGTAATTCTTCTTTTTATTATGATGCTAATCTTTTTTATAAAGTAACCACTTTGTCAGTATTAGCTGTAAACCCACTGCGAGGTGTGTTAAAAACTCTTGAGATGTTACAGCACTATAATAAGTTATCATTTCTCACTTTTCTTGAGAAAGAATGAATATTAGTAATTacaaagaaaatgacatttttgtTTTACGTAACCAGGTACCTGTATGATCTGTTAACTAAGGGAAGTGTTGTGAGGAAGAAGATTCCACTGCTTATTCTCTGCAACAAAACCGATAAAGTCACTGCTCACACCAAAGAATTTATCTGCAGACAACTCGAGAAAGAAATGTATGGCTTCAAGTCCTTAATTTTGTTTACCTTTACTCATTTTATCATTCAGCAATTACTTCAGCGATGTCCCTATCTGTATGCACATCCATATGCTGTTGATTGGTTTCTTATATTGAAGATATATATTATATTTT includes these proteins:
- the LOC127119290 gene encoding uncharacterized protein LOC127119290 isoform X2 encodes the protein MQELDQWKEQISHLLNVANDHIREIPTDQLYAAAAIAVFTTLLLLLLRFFKRSKPNTIVLTGLSGSGKTVLFYQLRDGSTHQGTVTSMEPNEDTFILHGETTKGKIKPVHIVDVPGHSRLRPKLDEYLPQAAGTVFVVDALDFLPNCRAASEYLYDLLTKGSVVRKKIPLLILCNKTDKVTAHTKEFICRQLEKEIDKLRVSRSAVSDADVTNEFTLGVPGEPFSFKQCSNTVITADASGLTGEISQLEEFIRQHVKP
- the LOC127119290 gene encoding uncharacterized protein LOC127119290 isoform X1, which gives rise to MQELDQWKEQISHLLNVANDHIREIPTDQLYAAAAIAVFTTLLLLLLRFFKRSKPNTIVLTGLSGSGKTVLFYQLRDGSTHQGTVTSMEPNEDTFILHGETTKKGKIKPVHIVDVPGHSRLRPKLDEYLPQAAGTVFVVDALDFLPNCRAASEYLYDLLTKGSVVRKKIPLLILCNKTDKVTAHTKEFICRQLEKEIDKLRVSRSAVSDADVTNEFTLGVPGEPFSFKQCSNTVITADASGLTGEISQLEEFIRQHVKP